TGGATCAGTTCAAACCCTTCAACGACAAATATGGTTTCAGCCGGGGCGATGAGGTGCTCCGGGTTATGGGGCGCCTTATTCTCAGCATTGTTCAAAGCCGGCAGCCCCAGGGAAGCTATATCGGACATATCGGGGGCGATGATTTCATTTTCCTCATGGATGTCGGTCTTGCAGAGTCTGCATCGGAAGCCATTATCGAGGCTTTTGACCAGATTATCCCGACTTTTTATGATGCCGAGGACCGGGGGCGGGGCTATATCGAATCTATAGACCGGCAGGGAAAGACCAGGCATTTCCCCTTGATGACGGTTTCCATCGGCGGAGTGACCCATCGCCGCAGCCGGCGGCTTTCCCATTACGGGGAGCTGACGGAGGCAGTTTCCCAGATGAAGAAATACGCCAAATCTTTCCCCGGCAGCTGCTTCCGCTCGGATAAACGTTCCGCTGTTCCGGCAGATTACCCTGCCACCCTTTCTTCCATTCCCTCCCATGAAATTGGTTAATCACGCAAAACCATACTTTTAAAAAGTCTTTCTTCTTTTCGCAGGCAATGTTGTCGTGTAAATCCATGCTGGAATGATGTCCGAAATTTGCTTTTTCGGCGGGGCGTGCTATGGTGCAGACCATGCAACCAAGAATTCTTCCCCGGAAGGAACACCGGATATCCCGAAAGCAGATAAGCCCGAATGTGCTACGCACACTCTATCGACTCCGTGACAAAGGCTTCATTGCGTATCTGGTCGGAGGCTGTGTCCGCGACTTGCTCCTGGAGCGCACCCCCAAAGACTTCGATATCGCCACAAACGCCACACCCAATCAGATCAAACGGCTCTTTCGCAACTGCCGTCTGGTCGGCCGCCGTTTCAGGTTGGCTCATCTCCACTTTCAGGACGAAATCCTCGAAGTTTCCACGTTCCGAGCTGCGGCCCCCTCTGATGAAGGGGACATGGATGAGCCCGGTCCTGAGAATCGTCCTGTGCGGCACCTCAAGGACAGCGATGGAATGGTTCTCCGTGACAACGTCTTTGGCACACCGGAAGAGGATGCACTCCGCCGCGACTTCACGATCAATGCCCTTGTCTACAATATTGCAGATTTTTCGGTGATTGACTACTCAACCGGACTGAGCGACCTCCACGGGGGGTTGATCCGTCCCATTGGCGACCCCTATGAACGGTTTACCGAAGATCCGGTGCGAATGCTCCGGGCTGTTCGTTTTGCAGCAACCCATAACTTTGCCATCGAACCTGCCACATGGGAGAGCCTCTGTGAACTGTCTTCCACGATTTCCCGCGCTTCACCGGCAAGGCTCTATGAAGAGATTCTGAAACTTTTCCTGCTTGGCGCTGCGCAATCCGTTTTCAGCCTTCTGGAAATCAGCGGACTCCTTACCGCACTTTTCCCCATGCTCAGTCAGTGGCTCAGCCGAAGCAGCCATCTCCGGGCCATCGTGTTCGGAAATCTTGAATGCCTCGACCGGCTATGCCAGAGTGGAGCACCGCCATCACCGTCGCTCTTCTTTGCCGCATTCTTCGGCCCCAGCCTGGAGGAAGCGGTGTCTGAACGCCAGAGGGACGGCATCCCCCGCCAGCAGGCGCTGGATGCTGTTTGCGCTGCGTCCTTGCAAGAGATCCGCAAAACCGTGAGCATCCCCGGACCGGTCGGCACTCAACTGCGAAACATCCTCGCCATGCAGCCATCAATGCACAGAAGGCCGCCGCGTCGACCCTCGGTCATGGTCAACAGACCAGAGTTTGCCGATGCATTGGCATACCTGCGCCTCACAGCAGAGTCCAGGCGGGAAAGTCAAGATGTTCTGAAATGGTGGGAAGCCTTCCTTGCAGGGACGCCTCCCTCAATGGATTCAGCACCCCCTACAAATACGGCCTCGGCAAAAAGACGGAGGAAGAGACGACGCCGACATCGCCCTGCCACACCGATCTCTATGTAACGGCAGAGCGCAGACGGAAATCAACAGTCGAATCGCTGTTGTGCCGTGGAGCGGATCCCAACATTCAACTGGGTGCGGACAGCTGTTGCCCGGGTTGGTCACCATTAATGATTGCCGCTGCAGAGCGCCGTAGCGATACAGTAAAACTCCTCTTGATGTTTGGCGCAGATGTCCAATGCGAGGAACAAATTTGGCCGCACTGCCCTAATGTTTGCTGCAAATTACGGGGTTGTTTCCATCGTCGAGACTCTACTGGAGCATGGTGCTGATCCGAATATGCAGCCGATCATTCGATCAGGGATGCAAGCGGATTAACCGCTCTTGGTTTGGCAAAGAAACAGGGGTTGGCAGAAATCCAAAACCTGCTGGAGGCACGAGGTGCCAAAGAATAGTGAGAGCCCGTGTGGGTAGCAGAAAAATGAAAAGTGCAGGGATAAAAACATGATTAAATTTGCTAGATTTCATTTGAAATCTAGCGGGTTACCATTGGGTACCATTTTCTTGTTATATTATCCAATAGCAGTTGAAAAGCTGTTTTGCCGTCTACAACCCCTTCAAGATTGTCGATACTTCCCAAAATCTCATTAAATATTTGTTTGGCTCGTTCTTCAGGTAATCCGCCTGCCATAGCCGGTTGTAGGATTGCAATAAGTAAGGATGCTATCTCTTGAGAACCTTCAATCTTTTGCGCTTCCTCTTCTTTAATTTCTTCGCTCACCCATTCCTCCTCGTTTTGAAATGAGAATATCAACTATCCATTTATTGTCGATATTACAAGTCTTATTCGATGGCTCTCGTTAAGCGAGGTAAAGTATAAAAAGAACTCAGCAAGGTCCCGTCAAAGTTCATCTTGGAAGGATTTGGATTGTAAAGGATTATGAGCCGAATTTGTTAAAAACAAAGATTTGGTATTGGAAATGGTCAAGTTCCTGTAAAAATGAGGATTTAGGTTGAGGGACAGGCAGAGGAAAATGACTGCTCTCCAGAAAGAGGCACGTTTTTCAGGAACAGAGTGGTTTGTATGGTTATACGCCGATCAGCCTGAGCGCTTGGTAAGGTTTAGCTGCCATGTCCCGGATGCCCTCAGCAATATTGGCTTAATTCGCCATTCGTAAGAGGCTGATGGCAAGATTGCGGAGTATGGCCATCATTCTGGGACCGGTATTGGTTCGTATTTGGGAACGATCTTCATTGAAGGTCACATCGCGGACAGAATGGCTTTTGTTTTCGATGCCCCAGTGTCCTCTGTTGATTTCCAGGAGTTGTTTCGGCGACGCTTTGTCGGGCTTCAGGCTGGTGATCAGGTAAACGGTTTCGCTTCGTTTTTTGCCGGTTTTGAGGATTTCGGTATGGCGCTCAATACAGGCGACCTGCCCGCAGAAGGGGAAATTTACATAATCATTCAGACTTTTCTTTTACAGTTAATTGGGCTTTTGTGCCCATTGGGATCTCTAACCTTCTGAATTCACTGTATCGCTCTTTGAAAAAATCGGGGCCATCTCAAAAATGTGGTGCCAAATGATAGGTTGAATATTCTTGACATAGCAGAGCATATTTCAT
This portion of the Syntrophus gentianae genome encodes:
- a CDS encoding diguanylate cyclase domain-containing protein, giving the protein MVNRKTIVIIGRNPVMVSLLEQKLRASHSIATFNRIQQALDFLYTNLPDLVIIEWQKEDDATADALRTFKAEPLFSQLPFLAILDEPGSAVNWDILPVEDYLRRTDLEAEAINRVELCLLRSERLIEINPLTRLPGNISINREVQARLDRDGEFDLAYADLDQFKPFNDKYGFSRGDEVLRVMGRLILSIVQSRQPQGSYIGHIGGDDFIFLMDVGLAESASEAIIEAFDQIIPTFYDAEDRGRGYIESIDRQGKTRHFPLMTVSIGGVTHRRSRRLSHYGELTEAVSQMKKYAKSFPGSCFRSDKRSAVPADYPATLSSIPSHEIG
- the pcnB gene encoding polynucleotide adenylyltransferase PcnB — protein: MQPRILPRKEHRISRKQISPNVLRTLYRLRDKGFIAYLVGGCVRDLLLERTPKDFDIATNATPNQIKRLFRNCRLVGRRFRLAHLHFQDEILEVSTFRAAAPSDEGDMDEPGPENRPVRHLKDSDGMVLRDNVFGTPEEDALRRDFTINALVYNIADFSVIDYSTGLSDLHGGLIRPIGDPYERFTEDPVRMLRAVRFAATHNFAIEPATWESLCELSSTISRASPARLYEEILKLFLLGAAQSVFSLLEISGLLTALFPMLSQWLSRSSHLRAIVFGNLECLDRLCQSGAPPSPSLFFAAFFGPSLEEAVSERQRDGIPRQQALDAVCAASLQEIRKTVSIPGPVGTQLRNILAMQPSMHRRPPRRPSVMVNRPEFADALAYLRLTAESRRESQDVLKWWEAFLAGTPPSMDSAPPTNTASAKRRRKRRRRHRPATPISM
- a CDS encoding ankyrin repeat domain-containing protein, giving the protein MSNARNKFGRTALMFAANYGVVSIVETLLEHGADPNMQPIIRSGMQAD
- a CDS encoding ISAs1 family transposase, whose protein sequence is MNDYVNFPFCGQVACIERHTEILKTGKKRSETVYLITSLKPDKASPKQLLEINRGHWGIENKSHSVRDVTFNEDRSQIRTNTGPRMMAILRNLAISLLRMAN